A region from the Nostoc sp. HK-01 genome encodes:
- a CDS encoding transposase and inactivated derivatives-like protein has translation MILPPQSRGDLTERQWKLLMPLLPAQKPKTGRPSKDHRTMINGMLWILRTGAPWRDLPERYGEWETVAGRFYRWRRSGIWQKILQSLQQQADASGQLDWEVHYVDGSVIRAHQHSAGAKRGS, from the coding sequence ATGATCCTTCCACCGCAAAGTCGGGGCGACTTGACAGAGCGACAATGGAAGCTCCTGATGCCGCTGCTTCCCGCTCAAAAACCAAAAACAGGCCGTCCGAGCAAAGACCACCGCACAATGATTAACGGTATGTTGTGGATTTTACGAACCGGAGCGCCGTGGCGCGACCTCCCAGAACGTTATGGAGAGTGGGAGACAGTCGCAGGTAGATTTTACCGTTGGCGTAGAAGTGGCATCTGGCAAAAGATTCTACAGTCCTTGCAACAACAAGCTGATGCTTCGGGGCAACTGGATTGGGAAGTACATTATGTAGATGGTAGCGTTATCCGTGCCCACCAACATTCGGCCGGAGCAAAAAGGGGGAGCTAG
- a CDS encoding alpha/beta hydrolase fold protein — MFPSFLPTAVSQLTEPESIALAQSIQSQAIATPLSDQPITTTYVQQGSGGIPILLIHGFDSSVLEFRRLLPLLAENNETWAVDLLGFGFTDRLAGIPFSPVAIKTHLYYFWKTLIKQPVILVGASMGGAAALDFTLTYPEVVKKLILIDSAGLKAGSPLAKFMFPPLDNWATQFLRNPKVRDRISRTAYKNPSLISLDATYCGGLHLEMPSWHLALIAFTKSGGYSAFRFKQLAQILQPTLILWGDSDKILGTTDAKRFKRAIPHSKLIWIQDSGHIPHLEQPQVTAKRILEFREES; from the coding sequence ATGTTTCCCAGCTTTTTACCGACCGCAGTTAGTCAATTAACAGAGCCAGAATCGATCGCCCTAGCGCAGAGTATTCAAAGTCAAGCGATCGCTACTCCTTTATCTGATCAGCCAATTACCACTACCTATGTGCAGCAAGGTAGTGGTGGGATACCGATTTTACTAATTCACGGCTTTGATAGTTCCGTATTAGAATTCCGCCGACTGTTGCCACTGTTGGCAGAAAATAATGAAACTTGGGCAGTTGACTTACTGGGTTTTGGCTTTACCGACAGACTCGCAGGCATACCATTTAGCCCTGTCGCCATTAAAACCCATTTATATTATTTCTGGAAAACTTTAATCAAGCAGCCTGTAATTTTGGTAGGCGCATCAATGGGAGGTGCAGCCGCCCTTGATTTTACCCTCACTTACCCAGAAGTCGTCAAAAAACTGATATTAATCGATAGTGCTGGGTTAAAGGCGGGTTCACCTTTAGCGAAATTTATGTTTCCGCCGTTAGATAATTGGGCTACGCAATTTTTGCGTAATCCTAAAGTGCGCGATCGCATTTCTCGGACGGCTTATAAAAACCCCAGTTTGATTTCCCTGGATGCTACATATTGTGGCGGATTGCATCTAGAAATGCCTAGTTGGCATTTAGCGTTAATTGCTTTTACCAAAAGTGGTGGCTACAGTGCCTTTAGATTTAAGCAACTGGCACAAATTTTACAGCCAACATTAATTCTCTGGGGCGACTCAGATAAAATCTTAGGCACTACAGATGCTAAAAGATTTAAACGGGCAATTCCTCACAGTAAACTTATTTGGATACAAGACTCAGGTCATATCCCCCATTTAGAGCAACCACAAGTTACGGCTAAACGCATTCTAGAATTTCGAGAGGAATCATAA
- a CDS encoding ferredoxin (flavodoxin) oxidoreductase, whose protein sequence is MSQTFATIDGNEAVARVAYKLNEVIAIYPITPSSAMGEWADAWSAEGRPNLWGTVPSVVQMQSEGGAAGAVHGALQTGSLSTTFTASQGLLLMIPNLYKIAGELTSTVVHVAARSLATHALSIFGDHSDVMAARATGFALLCSASVQESHDLALIAHAATLKSRVSFMHFFDGFRTSHEVQKVKLLSDDEIKSLIPDELILEHRARALTPDRPVLRGTAQNPDVYFQSREGANSYYNACPEIVQDIMDQFGDRTGRYYRIFEYHGAEDAERVIVIMGSGCETVHETVDYLNTRGEKVGVVKVRLYRPFDVQRFVDMLPETVQAIAVLDRTKEAGSAGEPLYLDVVAAIHEIRAERGSGRDKVPSVTVAARGSGRDKVPSETVAARGSGRDKLPSETVAARGSGRDKLPSVIVGGRYGLSSKEFTPAMVKAVFDNLAQPTPKNHFTVGIHDDVTHTSLNFDPNFSIEPDNVVRAMFYGLGSDGTVGANKNSIKIIGEGTDNYAQGYFVYDSKKSGSITVSHLRFGPQPIHSTYLIDKANFIGCHHWVFLEKIDVLQAVATGATILLNSPFDQDTVWRNLPPKVRQKILDKQLKLFVINANQVARDSGMGGRINTIMQVCFFALAGVLPQAEAIAKIKKAIEKTYSKKGADIVRMNMQAVDMTLDNLHQVQIPTAEQGKWLDEELFSTTSLPVSAPEFIQEVLGKIMVWQGDDLPVSALPPDGTFPTGTAKWEKRNVAQEIPVWEPDVCVQCNKCVMVCPHSAIRAKAYAESELANAPSAFKSVNAKDKDFNHQKFTIQVAPEDCTGCAICVDICPAKNKSEPTKKAINMAQQLPLREQEKKNWDFFLNLPNPDRRNLKLNQIRQQQLQEPLFEFSGACAGCGETPYLKLLTQLFGDRAVIANATGCSSIYGGNLPTTPWTTNAQGRGPAWSNSLFEDNAEFGFGYRLSIDKQTEFATELLQQLGSELGDNLVHSILNAEQKNEADIWEQRERVALLKEKLDKILTSEIDANLISKTKILKSLADYLVKKSVWIIGGDGWAYDIDFGGIDHVLASGRNVNILVMDTEVYSNTGGQSSKATPKAAVAKFAASGKPAPKKDLGLMAMNYGNAYVASVALGARDEHTLKAFLEAEAYDGPSLIIAYSHCIAHGINMTTGMNHQKALVESGRWLLYRHNPQLREQGKNPLQLDMRPPTQSVEASMYLENRFKMLTKSKPEIAKQLLQQAQAEVDARWQMYQYLAEPNH, encoded by the coding sequence ATGAGTCAAACCTTTGCAACCATCGACGGGAATGAAGCTGTAGCCCGTGTTGCTTACAAATTAAATGAAGTAATTGCTATTTATCCTATCACCCCCTCTTCGGCAATGGGCGAATGGGCGGATGCTTGGTCAGCGGAAGGCCGCCCCAATCTTTGGGGTACGGTTCCCAGCGTTGTACAGATGCAAAGTGAAGGTGGTGCGGCTGGTGCAGTTCATGGGGCATTACAAACAGGTTCTCTGAGTACTACCTTCACTGCATCTCAGGGACTCTTGTTAATGATTCCCAATCTCTACAAAATTGCGGGGGAACTCACTAGCACAGTTGTTCATGTGGCTGCACGTTCTTTGGCTACACACGCTTTATCCATTTTCGGCGACCATAGTGATGTAATGGCAGCGCGGGCGACTGGTTTTGCTTTGTTGTGTTCCGCTTCAGTGCAAGAAAGTCACGACTTAGCCCTCATCGCCCATGCAGCTACTCTCAAATCGAGAGTTTCGTTTATGCACTTTTTTGATGGGTTCCGCACCTCTCATGAAGTGCAGAAGGTGAAGTTACTCTCAGATGACGAGATTAAATCGCTCATTCCCGATGAATTAATTTTAGAACACCGCGCCCGTGCTTTAACCCCAGACCGCCCTGTGTTACGCGGTACAGCCCAAAACCCTGATGTTTACTTCCAATCGAGGGAAGGCGCTAACTCTTACTACAACGCCTGTCCAGAGATTGTGCAGGACATTATGGATCAATTTGGCGATCGCACAGGTAGATACTACCGCATTTTTGAATATCACGGTGCGGAAGATGCAGAACGGGTAATTGTCATCATGGGTTCTGGTTGTGAAACCGTCCATGAAACAGTGGATTATCTCAACACCCGTGGGGAAAAAGTCGGCGTGGTGAAAGTTCGCCTCTACCGTCCCTTTGATGTCCAAAGGTTTGTTGATATGTTACCAGAAACTGTACAAGCGATCGCGGTTTTAGACCGCACCAAAGAAGCAGGTAGCGCCGGCGAACCACTATATCTCGATGTGGTCGCAGCTATCCACGAAATCCGTGCTGAACGTGGTAGTGGTAGAGACAAAGTTCCATCTGTGACTGTTGCTGCGCGTGGTAGTGGTAGAGACAAAGTTCCATCTGAGACCGTCGCTGCGCGTGGTAGTGGTAGAGATAAACTTCCATCTGAGACCGTCGCTGCGCGTGGTAGTGGTAGAGATAAACTTCCATCTGTAATTGTTGGTGGACGTTACGGCCTTTCCTCCAAGGAGTTTACTCCGGCGATGGTGAAGGCCGTCTTCGACAACCTCGCGCAACCGACACCAAAAAATCATTTCACTGTGGGTATTCACGACGACGTTACCCACACTTCTCTCAACTTTGACCCCAACTTTTCTATTGAACCCGATAACGTCGTCCGAGCGATGTTCTATGGGTTGGGTTCAGATGGTACGGTAGGGGCGAATAAAAACTCCATCAAAATTATCGGTGAGGGAACCGATAACTACGCCCAAGGTTATTTCGTCTACGACTCCAAAAAATCCGGCTCGATTACCGTTTCTCACCTGCGGTTCGGGCCGCAACCCATTCATTCTACTTACCTCATAGACAAAGCTAACTTTATTGGCTGTCACCACTGGGTCTTTCTAGAAAAAATAGATGTACTGCAAGCGGTGGCAACTGGGGCGACAATTTTATTAAATAGTCCCTTTGATCAGGATACTGTTTGGCGAAATCTCCCGCCAAAAGTGCGACAGAAAATTTTAGATAAGCAGCTGAAATTGTTTGTAATTAACGCCAACCAAGTCGCCCGCGACAGTGGAATGGGGGGACGCATCAATACAATTATGCAGGTATGCTTTTTTGCTTTAGCTGGGGTATTACCACAAGCAGAAGCGATCGCCAAAATTAAAAAGGCGATCGAAAAAACATACAGTAAGAAAGGTGCAGATATCGTCCGCATGAATATGCAAGCGGTGGATATGACCTTGGATAATCTGCATCAGGTACAAATTCCCACCGCCGAACAAGGTAAATGGCTAGATGAGGAATTATTCTCTACAACTTCCTTACCTGTGAGTGCGCCCGAATTTATTCAAGAAGTATTGGGTAAAATCATGGTTTGGCAAGGTGATGATTTACCTGTCAGCGCCTTACCACCAGATGGAACCTTCCCCACAGGGACAGCCAAATGGGAAAAACGCAATGTCGCCCAAGAAATTCCCGTTTGGGAACCGGATGTCTGCGTACAGTGCAATAAATGTGTGATGGTTTGTCCGCACAGTGCTATTCGTGCAAAGGCTTATGCAGAAAGTGAGTTAGCTAATGCACCCTCGGCTTTTAAGTCGGTAAATGCCAAAGATAAAGACTTTAATCATCAGAAATTTACTATTCAAGTTGCCCCAGAAGATTGTACAGGTTGCGCTATTTGTGTAGATATTTGTCCAGCTAAAAATAAATCTGAACCGACTAAAAAAGCCATTAATATGGCGCAGCAACTACCTTTAAGAGAACAAGAAAAGAAAAACTGGGATTTCTTTTTAAACTTACCCAATCCTGACCGGAGAAATTTAAAATTAAACCAAATTCGTCAACAACAACTACAAGAACCTTTGTTTGAATTTTCTGGTGCTTGCGCTGGTTGTGGTGAGACACCTTATTTAAAATTATTAACCCAATTGTTTGGCGATCGCGCAGTCATTGCCAACGCCACTGGCTGTTCTTCCATCTACGGCGGAAACCTCCCCACCACCCCTTGGACTACCAACGCCCAAGGACGCGGCCCGGCTTGGTCAAATAGTTTATTTGAAGATAACGCCGAATTTGGTTTTGGTTATCGCTTATCTATAGATAAACAAACAGAATTTGCCACCGAATTATTACAACAATTAGGCAGTGAATTAGGTGATAATCTTGTTCATTCCATCCTCAATGCTGAACAAAAAAACGAAGCCGATATTTGGGAACAACGGGAAAGAGTAGCATTATTAAAAGAAAAATTAGATAAAATTCTCACTTCTGAAATAGACGCTAATTTAATATCTAAAACCAAAATTCTCAAATCCCTCGCTGATTATTTAGTTAAAAAAAGCGTCTGGATTATCGGCGGTGATGGTTGGGCTTATGATATTGACTTTGGTGGTATTGACCATGTGTTAGCCAGTGGTCGCAACGTCAATATTTTGGTGATGGATACAGAAGTATATTCTAATACAGGCGGTCAATCTTCCAAAGCCACCCCCAAAGCAGCCGTAGCGAAATTTGCCGCCAGTGGTAAGCCAGCACCAAAAAAAGACTTAGGCTTAATGGCTATGAACTATGGCAATGCCTACGTAGCCAGTGTAGCTTTAGGTGCAAGAGATGAACATACCCTCAAAGCCTTTTTAGAAGCCGAAGCTTACGACGGGCCATCATTAATTATTGCCTACAGCCATTGCATCGCTCACGGCATCAACATGACCACCGGAATGAATCACCAAAAAGCATTGGTAGAATCAGGACGATGGTTATTGTATCGCCACAATCCCCAATTACGAGAACAAGGTAAGAACCCCTTGCAATTGGATATGCGCCCTCCTACACAATCTGTAGAAGCATCAATGTATCTAGAAAATCGCTTCAAAATGCTCACCAAGAGTAAGCCAGAAATTGCCAAGCAATTGTTACAACAAGCACAAGCCGAAGTCGATGCACGTTGGCAAATGTATCAATATTTAGCTGAACCGAATCATTAA
- a CDS encoding conserved hypothetical low temperature-induced protein — translation MKNMTSVLSLLRPVRFLIVAFTCALILVSNAFPAFAIESYKSDPTEATTQLLETQKKTDEIGRSAPPGLKKVQEESNKGLNEVQGDADIDKMKRPDNSQGATSVEDEVENLLEKVTGNKK, via the coding sequence ATGAAAAATATGACTTCTGTTTTATCTCTACTGCGTCCAGTACGTTTTCTCATTGTAGCTTTTACCTGTGCATTAATATTGGTGTCTAATGCTTTTCCAGCTTTTGCAATTGAAAGCTATAAAAGTGACCCAACAGAAGCTACAACACAACTGCTAGAAACTCAAAAGAAAACTGATGAAATTGGTAGATCTGCACCTCCTGGACTGAAGAAGGTGCAAGAAGAATCTAATAAAGGGCTTAACGAAGTGCAAGGAGATGCTGACATTGACAAAATGAAGCGTCCTGATAATTCTCAAGGTGCAACTTCCGTTGAAGATGAAGTTGAAAATCTGTTGGAAAAAGTCACAGGTAATAAGAAGTAA
- a CDS encoding lipolytic enzyme, G-D-S-L produces MQTLQALSSMQLSLAPNQCQSLKIVALGDSIVYGFGDPERGGWVEQLRRWWMLPGSAGHVLYNLGVRGDRTQQVAQRLEVEFRHRGELRNRVPDLIILSVGLNDSARLGRPNGKNYTDFAVFEADIAHLLDLAQQLCPVLFVGMTPVDETKMPFLDCFYFNHSDQHRYKEATRLACQQRQIPYLDIFDQWMGRGETWLQQRMNVDGLHPNTLGYQALLDDVLKWDALAPYHSQPEYQLRSF; encoded by the coding sequence ATGCAAACACTACAAGCTCTTTCTTCAATGCAACTGTCTTTAGCCCCGAATCAATGTCAGTCTTTGAAGATTGTCGCTCTTGGAGACAGCATAGTTTACGGTTTTGGTGATCCCGAACGTGGTGGTTGGGTAGAACAACTGCGGCGATGGTGGATGTTGCCCGGTAGTGCTGGTCATGTTTTATATAATTTAGGTGTTAGAGGCGATCGCACACAACAGGTAGCCCAAAGATTAGAAGTAGAATTTCGTCATCGAGGCGAACTCCGCAACCGCGTTCCCGATTTAATTATTCTTTCCGTCGGGTTGAATGATTCAGCACGTTTAGGTCGCCCCAATGGCAAAAACTACACAGATTTTGCGGTTTTTGAAGCAGATATTGCCCATTTGCTAGATTTAGCGCAGCAACTTTGCCCAGTTTTATTTGTGGGTATGACACCCGTAGATGAAACCAAGATGCCATTTCTGGATTGTTTTTACTTTAATCACAGCGACCAACACCGTTACAAAGAAGCTACACGCCTAGCTTGTCAGCAACGCCAAATTCCTTACTTGGATATTTTCGACCAATGGATGGGACGCGGTGAAACTTGGTTACAGCAAAGAATGAACGTCGATGGTTTACATCCCAATACGTTAGGCTATCAAGCTTTGTTAGACGATGTGTTGAAATGGGATGCTTTAGCACCATATCATTCTCAACCAGAATACCAACTGAGATCATTTTAA
- a CDS encoding microcompartment protein — translation MPMAVGVIETLGFPSVLAAADAMVKSAAVTLVYYGLAESGRFVVAVRGHVAEVKRAVEQGINAGEQVKAETVITHYIVPNPPENVETILPIHFTAKSEPFRIF, via the coding sequence ATGCCAATGGCTGTTGGCGTAATTGAAACTTTAGGTTTTCCATCTGTGTTAGCCGCAGCAGATGCAATGGTGAAATCTGCCGCAGTCACGCTAGTGTATTATGGCCTAGCAGAAAGTGGCCGCTTTGTTGTTGCTGTCCGAGGACATGTTGCTGAAGTAAAAAGAGCCGTTGAACAAGGGATAAATGCTGGAGAGCAAGTAAAGGCTGAAACAGTAATCACCCATTATATAGTTCCTAATCCCCCGGAAAACGTGGAAACAATACTACCAATCCACTTCACCGCCAAATCAGAACCTTTCCGTATCTTCTAA
- a CDS encoding ferritin Dps family protein: MRAINIGLTEEQRQGVANLLNQDLADAYLLLVKTKKYHWDVVGPQFRSLHQLWEEHYEKLTLNIDALAERVRALGCYPIGTMEGFLQIATLKEHSGDVPTATGMVANLVEDHEQVIRNLREHIDQSSEEFHDEGTADFLTGLMEEHEEMAWMLRSFIEGQELQPDGTKPATGSKTPVGV, translated from the coding sequence ATGCGTGCGATCAACATTGGTTTGACAGAAGAACAGCGTCAAGGTGTGGCAAATCTGTTAAATCAAGATTTAGCAGATGCCTATTTACTTTTAGTAAAAACTAAAAAGTATCATTGGGATGTTGTCGGCCCTCAGTTTCGCAGTCTGCACCAGCTTTGGGAAGAACACTACGAAAAACTGACTCTCAATATTGATGCACTAGCCGAACGGGTTCGTGCTTTGGGTTGTTACCCTATTGGGACAATGGAAGGATTTCTGCAAATTGCTACCCTCAAAGAACATTCAGGTGATGTTCCCACAGCTACAGGTATGGTAGCCAATCTTGTGGAAGATCATGAGCAGGTTATTCGCAATCTCAGAGAGCATATAGATCAGTCTAGTGAAGAGTTTCATGATGAAGGAACTGCTGACTTTTTAACTGGACTTATGGAAGAGCATGAAGAAATGGCTTGGATGCTGCGCTCATTTATTGAAGGACAAGAATTGCAGCCAGATGGAACCAAGCCAGCTACAGGATCAAAAACTCCTGTGGGTGTGTAG
- a CDS encoding microcompartment protein — MSLQAVGSLETKGFPAVLAAADAMVKAGRVTLVGYIRVGSARFTVNIRGDVSEVKTAMAAGVEAAENVYGGTLESWVIIPRPHENVEAVLPIAYTEEVQQYRDSVENPIIGRSGNGR, encoded by the coding sequence ATGTCATTACAAGCCGTTGGTTCGCTGGAAACTAAAGGTTTTCCTGCTGTGCTTGCAGCAGCAGACGCAATGGTAAAAGCTGGGCGAGTTACCCTCGTTGGTTATATCAGAGTTGGTAGCGCACGTTTTACAGTCAATATTCGCGGAGATGTATCAGAAGTCAAAACCGCGATGGCTGCCGGTGTAGAAGCAGCAGAAAATGTTTATGGTGGAACATTAGAATCTTGGGTAATTATTCCCCGTCCCCATGAAAACGTTGAGGCTGTTTTACCAATTGCTTACACTGAAGAAGTGCAACAGTATCGAGACTCTGTAGAAAATCCCATCATTGGTAGGTCTGGTAACGGACGCTAG
- a CDS encoding transcriptional regulator gives MQTEVFSELFPLLSTANPQTLEWLLNVAIDHEYPVGRAVLMEDAWGNAVYFVVSGWVKVRRTSGEDSVAIAILGRGDFFGEMAILDESPRSTDVIALSPVKLLSISRERFIQILFKDPQLHHRMLQLMVRRIRQFNQRLQIRSSPPAVKLAHTLVSLGESYGQDSAPGKEIFNIPFKDLAEVTEIGVEETTKIMEKLHEKGWITIDNVNNIIYLVNFKQLMNLAGKI, from the coding sequence ATGCAGACTGAGGTTTTTAGTGAACTTTTCCCCTTGCTGAGTACAGCCAACCCACAAACTTTAGAATGGCTGCTCAATGTTGCAATTGATCACGAATATCCCGTAGGACGTGCCGTGTTAATGGAAGATGCCTGGGGTAACGCAGTTTACTTTGTGGTATCTGGGTGGGTGAAAGTCCGCCGTACTTCCGGAGAAGATTCTGTTGCTATAGCAATTTTAGGTCGGGGCGATTTTTTTGGAGAAATGGCGATTTTAGATGAATCTCCGCGTTCAACTGATGTCATTGCCCTTTCGCCTGTGAAGTTACTCAGCATTTCTCGTGAGCGTTTTATTCAAATCTTATTTAAAGATCCGCAATTGCATCATCGGATGCTGCAACTGATGGTGCGAAGAATCCGGCAATTTAACCAACGCTTACAGATTCGCTCTTCTCCACCAGCTGTAAAACTGGCGCACACCTTAGTAAGTTTGGGTGAAAGCTATGGACAAGACTCAGCCCCAGGTAAAGAAATTTTTAATATTCCCTTTAAAGATCTGGCTGAAGTGACAGAAATCGGAGTAGAAGAAACCACCAAAATCATGGAAAAATTACATGAAAAGGGATGGATTACAATTGATAATGTTAATAACATCATTTACTTGGTTAACTTCAAGCAATTGATGAATTTGGCAGGCAAAATCTAA
- a CDS encoding peptidase M61 domain-containing protein: protein MTEATAPRLEIGVKETVPTIHYLVAMPQPETHLFEVSLLLVNHSSPTLDLKMPVWTPGSYLVREYAKNLQDFAAFAGEQPLSWRKISKNHWQVNTNGISELTVRYRIFANELSVRTNHLDSTHGYFNGAALFFRLRGCEGLPIQVTIVPPHPEWRVTTALPSVDGQSSTFYAADFDTLVDSPFEIGYHELYHFEVLGKPHELAIWGQGNYQAQQIIADIQKIIHVEAQMFGGLPYDRYVFLLHLFAQAYGGLEHKNCCSLIYQRFGFSSPDKYDRFIQLVAHEFFHLWNVKRIRPKALEVFDYDRENYTSSLWFCEGTTSYYDLLIPLRAGIYDAKSYFHNWSKEISRFLTTPGRKVQSLAESGFDAWIKLYRPDANSNNSQVSYYLKGEMVSLLLDLLIRQRSRNQRSLDDVMRLMWRKFGKQEIGYTPEELQEVIESVAEMDLTDFFNRYINDTEELPFNQYLEPFGLQVIADREEEPYFGLRLNTENGREIVKFVEFGSPAQLAGIDAGDELLAIAGIRVTSHQLSDRLKDYQPNDIIQVTVFHQDELRTCSVTLAAPRPSKYQVVPINNPDATQKENFAAWLGVPLTSLR from the coding sequence ATGACTGAAGCAACAGCACCTCGTCTCGAAATTGGCGTTAAGGAAACCGTACCGACGATTCACTACCTGGTAGCAATGCCCCAACCAGAAACCCATCTGTTTGAGGTGAGCTTGCTGCTGGTTAATCACTCATCCCCAACACTCGACTTGAAAATGCCCGTCTGGACACCAGGCTCCTACTTAGTGCGGGAATATGCGAAAAATTTACAAGATTTTGCTGCTTTTGCCGGGGAGCAGCCCTTATCTTGGCGCAAAATCAGTAAAAACCACTGGCAGGTAAACACAAACGGTATTTCTGAATTAACCGTGCGTTACCGCATATTTGCCAACGAGCTATCGGTACGGACAAACCATTTGGATAGCACTCACGGTTATTTCAACGGTGCAGCTTTGTTTTTTAGATTACGAGGCTGTGAAGGGTTGCCAATTCAAGTGACTATTGTACCGCCCCATCCTGAATGGCGAGTAACTACTGCCTTGCCATCAGTTGATGGACAGTCTTCTACTTTTTATGCTGCTGATTTTGATACTCTTGTAGATAGTCCCTTTGAAATTGGTTATCACGAGTTATATCACTTTGAGGTCTTGGGAAAACCTCATGAACTAGCTATTTGGGGTCAAGGAAATTACCAAGCACAACAAATAATTGCCGATATTCAAAAAATCATTCATGTAGAAGCCCAGATGTTTGGCGGTTTGCCTTACGACAGGTATGTGTTTCTACTGCATTTGTTTGCCCAAGCTTATGGCGGTTTAGAGCATAAAAACTGCTGCTCCTTAATTTATCAGCGTTTTGGTTTTAGCTCACCAGATAAATACGATCGCTTCATTCAGCTGGTGGCACACGAGTTCTTTCACTTGTGGAATGTTAAACGGATTCGCCCAAAAGCTTTAGAAGTTTTTGATTACGACCGGGAAAATTATACATCTTCTTTGTGGTTTTGTGAAGGGACTACCAGTTACTACGATTTGTTAATTCCCTTGCGGGCAGGAATTTATGATGCGAAGTCATATTTTCATAATTGGAGTAAAGAAATTTCGCGGTTTTTAACTACACCAGGGCGGAAAGTGCAATCACTGGCTGAGTCAGGTTTTGATGCTTGGATTAAACTTTATCGCCCAGATGCCAATAGCAATAATTCCCAAGTTTCCTACTATCTGAAGGGAGAAATGGTTTCTTTATTGCTAGATTTGCTAATTAGACAGCGGTCTAGAAATCAGCGATCGCTAGATGATGTGATGCGGCTGATGTGGCGGAAATTTGGCAAACAAGAGATTGGTTACACACCCGAAGAATTGCAGGAAGTCATTGAATCTGTCGCAGAAATGGATTTAACTGACTTTTTTAATCGCTACATTAATGACACAGAAGAATTGCCTTTTAATCAGTACCTAGAACCTTTTGGCTTACAAGTGATTGCCGATAGAGAAGAAGAACCTTACTTTGGTCTGAGGTTAAACACCGAAAATGGACGAGAGATCGTCAAATTTGTCGAATTTGGTTCACCCGCACAATTGGCGGGAATTGATGCAGGTGATGAGTTACTGGCTATTGCCGGCATACGAGTAACATCTCATCAACTAAGCGATCGCTTAAAAGATTACCAACCAAACGACATCATTCAAGTTACAGTTTTTCATCAAGATGAACTCCGCACTTGTTCTGTCACCCTGGCTGCACCACGTCCTAGTAAGTATCAGGTAGTTCCAATCAACAATCCTGATGCTACACAAAAAGAAAATTTTGCTGCTTGGTTAGGTGTACCACTGACCTCTCTTCGTTAA
- a CDS encoding endonuclease V: MKIYQPHTWPQTLEAAISIQESLSQQVITEDQLREPISYVAGVDMGFTADGTVSRAAVAVLSFPDLQVVETTLAHRPTSFPYIPGFLSFREIPAVLDALEKIQTVPDIILCDGQGIAHPRRFGIASHLGVILDMPTIGVAKSLLIGKHQELPETRGSWQPLIHKGETIGAVLRTRIGVKPLYISSGHKISLTTAIDYVLRCTPKYRLPETTRVADKLASNR, from the coding sequence ATGAAGATTTATCAACCTCATACTTGGCCTCAAACCCTAGAAGCAGCTATCTCTATTCAAGAAAGTTTGAGTCAACAAGTAATTACAGAAGATCAATTAAGAGAACCTATCAGTTATGTTGCTGGTGTAGATATGGGTTTTACCGCTGATGGGACAGTTAGCCGCGCCGCTGTAGCAGTGCTGAGTTTTCCTGATTTGCAAGTTGTAGAAACAACCCTCGCACACCGTCCGACTTCATTTCCTTACATTCCAGGGTTTCTCTCCTTTCGAGAAATTCCTGCTGTACTTGATGCCTTGGAAAAAATTCAAACAGTACCAGATATTATCCTTTGTGATGGACAAGGCATTGCTCATCCCCGGAGATTTGGTATAGCCAGCCATCTTGGGGTAATTTTGGATATGCCAACTATTGGCGTGGCTAAATCGCTGTTAATTGGCAAACATCAGGAATTGCCAGAAACTAGAGGTAGTTGGCAACCACTCATACATAAAGGTGAAACCATTGGTGCAGTTTTACGGACTCGCATTGGGGTTAAACCTTTGTATATTTCTAGTGGTCACAAAATTAGCTTGACTACAGCCATTGATTATGTATTGCGCTGTACACCAAAATACAGACTACCAGAAACTACCCGTGTGGCTGATAAGTTAGCTTCTAACAGATAA